CGTTCTCGGGTCAGTCGGTGGTGGTTCTGGGAGCTAGAGCTTCAGGATTGGACATTTCCATTGAACTGGCCAAAGTTGGCGCCCAggtaacacacaacacaccacCTGACGTACAACCCTTCAAGTGTCATTCATTTACAGCTGTTTAAAGGAGAAGAgggtgtttctccccctggctcccctctgtccacatcctggtgtgtgagtgactggtaggtagtaaaagtgttggaactggtccagtagatcacctcagccagcagccaccaaacgggctgcaatggctgcaacgtgatcctttgggacaactgcacctgatcacagtaggtccactaaaagagcttgtttgatccactgacaggctcagagtgttattctaagtgtgtgacagcatcatggaaaggatccctacagagagagacctggaagatccttttggtttaaccacaaacagcacacacaccagactacattcactaaaacagggattttagagaacaggacacaggagctgctgctctgctgctgcctccatcagttagtttgtatgtgtaaatgtgtgttacataaatattatattttatctgAACGacctctttaaaacaccaaagtcacacaataacacaaacttacaaactgatggaggcagcagcagaccagcagctcctctgtcctgtgagctaaaatccctgttttagtgaatgtagtctggtgtgtgtgctgtttgtggttaaaccaaaaggatcttccaggtctctctctgtagggatcctttccatgatgctgtcacacacttagaataacactctgaacTGAGGTGATCAACATTTTTTGTATCTACCAGTGATTTaaacaccagaatatgtaaGAATGTgtcccaggtttaaaaatgatgAGGGGGAAATGATGTAGAaactctgtcctgtctctgactgtgtgacagaactgcccagaaaacactttttccaGCTCATCacttaaaaacatctttttgtttctgaatttctgtaaaatatataaagtagaAATTGAGGAGGGTCAGGATGCTCCTCCTCATGCGACCCGCCATCACGTCATTTACAGCTGTTATTGCCactgtaataaataaatgtacaaccccccttcttttctccccccCAGGTGATTCTAAGTCACGGCCGTCCTCGTCTCACCTTCCCCCTCCCTGCTGGGATTCAACAGTCCAGTCCGGTGGCGGCGGTCGAGGAGGACGGCAGCATTCGCTTCCAGGTGACTGAAGCTTCCCTCAGCTGACACAGTGGAAATACTCCACAACGACACCCccactgaagtaaaagtactaaagtATCAGCAGACTGGACTGAAAGTACTTCAAGTAAAACTACTCATGTGGCAGTAAAATGCTTCCTTCAGTGTTTCCTCTTATTGTCTCATCATCGCTGTTTAATTAACTGGAAATCCAAGAACTCACCTGAGAGAATCACTGTCACCTTCAGAGGTGGAGGGGCTCAGGAGTCTGAGGGGGGGCTGAACATGAGCAGATGTTTTCACGatgaatgttttcatgctgtTCCAGGACGGCTCGGTGGCCGCCGCAGACGTCCTGATGTTCTGCACCGGCTACAACTTCAGCTACCCTTTCCTGGACGCGGCTCAGCTGGGTCTGGAGATCCAGGACCACCTGGTGTCCCCCCTCTACCGCTTCCTGATGCCCCCGGCCTTCCCCTCGCTCTTCTTCATCGGCATCTGCAAGATCATCTGCCCCTTCCCCCACTTCAACTGCCAGGTGAGCCggtgaatgtagtctggtgtgtgtgcagagagcgatataacggctgtttgtggttaaactgaAGGACGGAGGAGTGAACCTGTGGTTTCACAGAAGTTGGTGGGTTTCAGTATGGATGAATTCTTTATCAtctcctaacacacactcactgttatttctgtacagctgactgttgctatggacgcagCTGTGATGGCACAAGCATCatctaaaatcatttttaaatcaataagaAGTCTGTAGTTTGAGGTTGATTTCTTCAGTATGGAGCCATTATTGCCAAACGAGCTCCTTCAGGGTGATGAAGACTCCTCTGCTTGGCGTCGGGGTTCAGGAAAATGAGattaaagtgaaattaaaatgaatattcgGTCGATAAAAGTAACGCTGAAGAGTGAGGTGTTTCTCCCGTTGCATGCTGGGTATTTGTCTGGTCTCCGCAGGTGCAGTTTGCTCTGGCCGTGCTGGACGGCTCGGTCGCTCTACCGCCTCCGGCCCAGATGGAGGACGAGTCGTGGCGAGCGCTGCAGGAGAAGGTGGAGCAAGGCGTCCAGCGGCGCCACCTGCTGCTCCTGGACCAGGATCAGTGGGAGTACTGCCGCACGCTGGCGAGCACCGCCGGCTTCGCGCCGCTGCCGCCGGTCATCCGCAGCCTGTACGAGGAGACGTGGCGACAGCGGCACATTCACCCCGAAAACTACCGGAGGCTCAACTACAGGCTGATCAGCGACACCCAGTGGGAGCTGATCGATTGATCGATGGGTGGAGAAATGTTAGAAACCTGATGATGCAACACGTTCAGCTAAAAAACAACCAGCTCGTTTtgtgaatcacatcatgtttcTGCTGACGACgtttttttgtcaaacaaatCTCTATTCTTCAGCGTCAAGctcgtccgtccgtccatcaGCTGAACACCTTCAGATGAAGCCGCTGCAACCAATAATCTACTAATAAGTGAATCCAGAACTATTTTTATACGAGATCAAtcattttgagtcattttttaaagaagaaaatgtccaaattctctgatttcagctccttagatgtgaatatttcctgtttCTCGTCGCTTCAGGAAACACCGATCAGTGTTTTTCACCACTTTCTGACAGTAAATGGGCCGAACAGCTGATCGATTAATGGAGCAAATGATCGACAGGTGAATCGATGAAGAAGGTTAGTTCTGACTCTGGTCGGGTTGAAACATTCATGTTCCCAGAGGAGGAACCTCGCTGACTTCAGATGGAAATATCCCAacaactactactgctactgctgatCTCCATGTAATGTGcatcagacattcatggtcccctgaggatgaactgtgactttattgatcctctcACTCTTCATCAGGTCAGCGTTTCACTGTTTCACCGTTACTCCATGTTTAGTGCTAGTTAACACGCTAAACTAGGTTTTGTCAGCATTattaatttttgacattttttaccAGCGTGCGTTTTGCTCAAATCTCCACTGTGCCTAAATATTTACCCACGATGCATCTGAGGGGCGTCCGAACGTAGCTGCCACGCTGTAGTAGCAGCTCGTCGGCGCTCGTCTTTACTTCTGCTTACTTTACTTCTTATTTTTCAGCTAGTGGGTCAGAAAGTTACTTTTCCTGAAGCCAGTTTTTGCCTTTGAACCGACAGTCTTATATTTCAGGTGTTTTCAAATAGCAACAGCAAAAGCAATAGCAAAGACTGAAGTCAAGTTTatgtttaatctttatttatttaaacgAAGTGGCTGTTGGAGAGCGAACCAGAGTTATCACAGGAAAATAAGATTTCACTATGAATCAAAATGTTATCAATTCAAACTTCTGgtgcagatttttaaaaataaaatgtctgtttttaattaaactCGTGTGATTAAGCTCCTGTAGTTCATCCAGTGACTTTACATCCGTTCTGCTGCGTCCGGCCTCAAGCCGCTGAAACGTCTGTCTGAAGTCTGACAAATGAAATCAGCAGCGACACGTCTAACGTCAGCAGAATGGCTTCATGTAGtttgtagaaaataaaatcataaataactATAAATCGCTTCTGGTGTGAGAAAATTCATAGATTTTATTTTGGCAGATGCTGTTTACACCCTGGTGTTTGTTGGAAAGaagatttgtttgtgttcatctgCTATAACcgtcatcttttcctaaacctaaccaaactgccaGGACTTAAATCCTGTTTTCTGGAGTGAAACTAAACCGCTGAGCCGCCACATCAGTCGCTCTTCCTATTGTGTGATCAGGAAATAGCCAAATGGTATGCTAACGTGCTAAACTCGGATAGTGTCGGACAGTAAACATCACGCCGGCTAAACCTCGGGTAGTCAGCAGTGTTgttgtgaacatgttagcatgtagctcaaaGCTAATCATGTGCTGCCTTCAGATGGGACGATGAGCTCGTGGTTACGACACGGGAAGTCGTGCATTTGATACGATGTGTGTTCAAGTGGTTTTGTTGTGAGAGCAACGCCATGATGTCACAACCCTCCAGGAAGTGAGCCAGGCTTCGAAGCCAACTTTACAGAACTGTCACTGCAGCGATGGCGTCCATCATGTGACACCACTGAGCCCAGCGAGTGTTTTTTGTTCCACAGACTCACGTCGTGAAGCGTCAACCTGAGAAATGACTCATTGGGTCTGACAACATTTGGGCCGCACcattcaatcattttattcccattcaagttagcggagggctaacaggaagttagcggagggctaacaggaagttagcagccTGAGATGCTCTATGGGCCCAATAATGAGGAACATCCGGATACTTATAAACCCGGGAAGTCAAAGTTTTTTGGCTTCgtgctccactgagcagctttcacAGGAATGAACGAAGCCTCAAACACTAAAGCACTAAACAATTCagccagggttagggttagggttaggtgtaCTGCAGGTGTACTGCAGGTGTCAGTGTTTGTGGTAAATTTGGTCTTAATTATTAATTTGAGACTAATCCTAACCTGAGATCAGTCCCACACCAACGTAGACCAGATGTTTTGGCATCATTTTTCTGCTTAACTCTGATTTTTAGAGCAGAGAGGACTGATGACTGAATGAATCACCAGATGAGTGTGAAGTAAAATGTGTGGTTTGTTTATGTGATCCAAAGACATATGAGATAAGAAGGTGTGGCGATGAATACGGACTGAGGTAAAAAGGTCGTTGTGTCTGACGGGCGCAGCTGATTAATGATTCCTGGGACCGAACGGATCCACACGTTAACCATGAACGAGGCCGGGGACACGGACAGCTGACTTTAATCCAGACGTTGCACCACAAAATGACATCACAGACCGACCCGAGCTcagaaacaacaacatcacATGAAGCGGGAACGTTTGAAGGAAACAGAGGTTTTACACATTTAAAGGGAAGTTCCaccttttatgtttgtttttttgacaatTACACTCATTGATTACATGTTCCACAACTGATTCACTGACGGTTTGTAacatgaggacaaaaaaaacaacaaagtcagcAACCTGTTCATGCTCCACAGAACAGACGTTATGTtacaggggtcaaaggtcaacgtGGCTTCTGGCTAACTGCTGGAGaagctgcacactcacacattttcactgaaaGGAGCCTTTAAAATGGGTGTAATTCCCCTTTAAGCCTCTCAGGAGGACAGAAATGTACTATTTTAGGTGGTAATTTAAAggaacaagaaaaagaagagcagTGCTGAAGAGATTAGTGGTATATTaatggtatattccagcagcacatcagtattattctctaatgggggggcaccaggccagacgtcagccgctcagagggtttttaacaccatgacgaccagaggttcatctgggatggagaaacactctgactgtgactttagctgctgtctgtagctgcagcacaacaaagcaggaagtacatccaagaaacacatttaaagcagcagaagaagaaacgaggcctgttttatcctgttagaaacacatttaaagcagcagaagaagaaactgatCAGGAGAAATAAAGCTCCTCAAACGCTCCTGATGGGAGATGAAGAAACATGGAGGACGGGGGAATCCGAACTGCGGCCCGAACGCGACGCAGACGAGCCCGGTGGGATTTCCAGGTGACTGGAGCTCTTTTAATGACATCATCTTgttttgtcctcttcttctgcagcgATTTCAGGTGTTTTCTCAGCAAAACTTTATTTGCTCCGGAACCAATTTGTTACAAAGTCGCCTCAAGGTTGGTTCGTCACATCCACCACATCGTTTATTATCATTTCTGtttatcattttgttatttttgccgggggggggggggcacatcgGGACAGTTCAGGAATGAATGGAGAATGCAGAGGGCAGCCGGCTACAGGAGCTGGTTTAAGCCAAAAAGGCTTCGAGGTTGGATcataacaacaaacaaactgaaccaGAGTTCATTGGTAACTGGACAGAGATGACCTCTTCAACAAGGTCT
This window of the Pempheris klunzingeri isolate RE-2024b chromosome 14, fPemKlu1.hap1, whole genome shotgun sequence genome carries:
- the LOC139212772 gene encoding uncharacterized protein yields the protein MLRRVAVVGAGAAGLCAARHILSRLDRFAPPVVFEVADTIGGTWSYDDGAGTPDGRPVHSSMYRDLRTNLPKEVMMFPDFPFDPQLNSFLPHQEVQRYLESYCRSHAVRPHIRFSTVVENVRPVVMTTEGGKARTTWEVTSSDPSGRQETETFDSVFVCSGHYSDPHIPDIPGVDYFKGKVLHSHSYKYPEPFSGQSVVVLGARASGLDISIELAKVGAQVILSHGRPRLTFPLPAGIQQSSPVAAVEEDGSIRFQDGSVAAADVLMFCTGYNFSYPFLDAAQLGLEIQDHLVSPLYRFLMPPAFPSLFFIGICKIICPFPHFNCQVQFALAVLDGSVALPPPAQMEDESWRALQEKVEQGVQRRHLLLLDQDQWEYCRTLASTAGFAPLPPVIRSLYEETWRQRHIHPENYRRLNYRLISDTQWELID